The genomic interval TTTTCAATGTAGATAAGCTGCCCGACTCTTTCGTGAAATCATGTATTGCCAATTTCAAGCTCATGAAAGTACTAGATCTGGAAGATTCTCCTATAAATTACCTTCCTGAAGGAGTGGGAAACTTATTCAATTTACACCTCTTGAATGCGAGAAacacaaaagtaaaaataattccCAAGTCCATTGGAAATCTTCTCAGTTAAGAGATTTTGGATTTGGCACACACTTTCGTGAGTGAACTTCCGGAAGAGATCAGGAATCTTAAAAAGTTGCGTTCTCTAATTGTTTTTCACTACAAGTATATTACAGGTTCTATAATACCAACAGAAGCAGCAGCCAAAATACACCGGGGCTTTGGGTCTCTAAGAGGTCTGCAGTCTCTAAGAGGTCTGCTGGCGTTGCCTACTATAGAAGCTGACTCTCAAGTGCTCAAAGAGCTTATGATGCTAAGGCAGTTAAACATGTTGAGCATTAGACGCCAGAATGGAAATGGTAGGGATCTCTGTGCTTTGATTGCAAATTTGGAAAACGTAGAGACTTTAGGAGTACTAATGAAAAGCAAAGAAGAAATTCTTGACTTGCAATCTTTGAGTAGTCCTCCTCAACATCTGCAGTATCTCAGCTTGAGAGGGAATATGAAGAAACTGCCGGAttggattttaaaacttaaaaatctaATCGGATCGCGTTTGATCTTGTCGGGATTGACTGAGGATCCAATCAGTATCCTTCAGGCCTTGCCTAACTTATTGGAACTTATGCTCCATGGGGACATACAACTACGAGCTTTTTCACTTTGAAGCAGGTTGGTTTCCAAAACTCCGAAAGTTGGTTCTTTTGAACTTCGAGGCTGTGAAATCGGTTATAATAGAGAAAGGTGCGATGCCTGATATTAGAGAACTGTGGATTGGGCCTTGCCCCCTGTTGATGGAGATTCCTATTGGAATTGATCATCTTAGAAACCTTGAGCTACTTACATTTCATGATATGTCTAAACAAGTTTGTTGCATGACAAAGAACGAGAAGTGGGAGGTTACTGAGCATATACCAGATGTCCGTGTCACTTATATTGATGCGGGGCAACTGCTTTATTGTCCAAAAAAAGTTCTTTCATCTCTTTCCTTTAGATTTCAAGCAATCTGCTAAAGAAGAGGACTCAAGTAAGGAGCAGTCATGCACAtctataaaataactaaacagGTGTGcctatttgtattattttctaattacttaaaaaaaaattattttcttttttttttctttttaatttgacagacaatataatcatatataatttaagaaaattcacccaaaaaaaaactccTTTTTCCATGTAATTTGAgtatgataaataaataaataaataattgcaGTAGGTCAGTAAATCTTTTTCTAGTCAAGTCTATTGTTAATTAGAATCATAATGATTAGGTATTAAtgtttttatagtaattttccttatattttttgttaccATGAACAGTATATATACCTTCCTTACAGTGAATACATTGATGAGTTCATCGGTCATATACTGGATCAGACCGTGGTAGTAATGCTACTATTGACATGCTTTGAGTTTGAGTAATTATTATCAGTGTTATTATGTAACGCATGCTTATGTGAGTGGTTGCGGTTGCTGCTGTCAATGTAAATGTATTCTTTTATATATCTAAGACTAagactataattttaaaaaatgtaaatgtaTGCTTATTTGAGTGGTTAATTTGTGTGGGATGATGCATTTGCCTTAATTTTAATCTGTAGCTTATTGTCTGCTTCATAACAACTTACTAAAAAATTGTATCACATGCATTACCGTATTATCAAGCTTAATTTCCTCTTCATTTGCATAATTGTGCTTATTATATTGGGATTATTCTAcaatagttatttattttatttaaaaagtgaaCTGAAAATGCTTGTGAAATcgtttttttacaaaattagatGCACGTTTTGGATTGtggttaattataattttcaaacaatcgcttattttaaaaaaaaaatgtactcAATTATATTTGAGttgtcaaattattttaattaaacatgtATAACCGATTTGGGTTGtctttttttaactcaatACACTAACAGTCATCAAACATAATATGAGAATAAAATCCATCACCATTGCAGACTTATCGTAACACAAAGAAAGTCTATAATTGGGCTTTGGATAGCATTCTTCTATTCCTAGGGAAAGTGAAAAAAGCGGGAGTTGCAAGTGTTAAATGGTAATGGATACATTCCGAacttacaattaaataaaagagaaatttttatataaaagaaagCGTCGGTGACTCTAAAGTTAGTCGGTGACTCTAAAGTTACAATCAAATGAATGAGAAacttcataaaaaagaaaaaaaaaagtgtaggTGATTCTAAAGTTGAAAACTGCACATGTTTGTGATTCAATTAGCTTTTTTGCtcttaaaattactttaaattgcTCAAGAAATGGTCATGGGAAGGCTTACTCATTATAATCCATAAATTGATTAAACTGATTAAGGAAGCATGAACCAGCAATTAGATCAAAGTGTTGAATAGTTCTTGCGTgaaataaagagaaagattgctagaaattacattttatttattttttggtgtcaTGGGTAGATGAAAGCCACAAACAATGTTAAGTCCCTTCACTGTAAAAGCATTTTCCTGCACCTTTTTCTTCGGCTTTATGATATTCAATGCCCATAGTCCCTAGTCCCTACCCCtgtatctttattaattattggttaAGAAGCTTGCGGCCTTAAATGATcagatatatttatttttttgtccgCGTTATAAGAAATCTTATTTTCCATTATCACAGTTTCGTATTAAGTATCACAATGGTTTATTGTCCGACTTAAAACATGATTATTAATACAGATTTAAGAATAAAGATTAGAGTTAAGGCAACctatataagaaataaaataaagaaatcattTAAAGAAATTGTAACCGCTGCTCATCAATAAAAACCCATTTCGACTGGAAGAATTTCCGTAGAAATACAGATGGTATTTGATTTGAAGTAGAAAtgtaagcttttttttttaatgaaaattggaaaagtaaacttaattaaggaaactaataaataaggaaacacaaatcctcaaataaataaataaggaaaCACAAAGGACCATATATACATAGGCCGGCCCGGGCCCTTTGACATGACAACTGACGACCCtccaataatttcaatttttagtatCGTTCCCAAAACACCCTTCCAAACTTTTACTGCATTAAAAGTCATgaagataatttattaatttaatcaaacagTAAAGGTAATTATGTCATTGTATATTTGTGGGTCAAGTCCATCTTGATCATCTCCCATCCAAACGTACAACAAACATTTCACTATTTCAGTACCTTAATCTCACTGTCAAGTGCTCAACTCTCTCTGTATTAAACACACCAACCCTTGAATCTCGATGGCAAAAGTAGTAGTGGGTATGGCTGCTAAAGGAgaacagaaaaaagaaatgagttttacagaaaaagatgaaaaagaagaagagaaatggATCATGCATTATTCATCAAAGCATCAAATACTGTTGGTGGGTGAAGGAGATTTCTcgttttcttttgctttatcgCAGAAATTTGGATCTGCTTCTAACATCTGCGCTTCTTCTCTTGATTCCTATGGTAATTCAGTCATTTCTCtaatctctttctcttctccaacatgttttttttttcaagatttttttttatcatatgaTGTAGCATAAATTATCCTGTTTATAAATCTTTATCCTCAGTTTGATGCGTTAAGTTACCACTTAATTTGATGTGTAACTGTAAAGAAATTATCAGTTTTAcagaaaaatggtaaaatgaCTAGGAAAACGTATAATTAAcgtctttgttttttttttttaattggatttCATATGATGTGAGAATCACTCTGTTTATAAATCTTTGTCTTCAATTTGAAGTGTTTTGACCTCAAAACTGGAACTATTAAATAAGAGTCAACATTAGCACAAAAGTTAAATGTAACTGTCCGGTCCCTTCTTTATAAGGTGGATGACTGAATATGATATGAATTAAGAGGCGAAgttaggaattttttttaagctgggttacatcttttttttttcaagttaaagataaaataaagaaccTTACGGTGAAGCTAttaaattaaaccataaaattaaattaatattgtttgtgttaaatttttttttgtgaattaagtttgtttaacaataaaaattgtcAACTTTAAAGCGGTGACTACAGTACGCTACGGCTACCATACTTCACAACCTGCCACAGTTACATGGTTCTTGTTTATTGACTTTTAATTATCTGATGATGCTTAGTCTATGAATTACGGTACCCTTAGACATCATAGACAGACCCCCACTTTACATAATTGAAGGCTAAATGAGTGATAAATATCTTGTCATCACTGGTTTACTTGAGACCGAAAATAGATTTCTAAAATAAGATTGAGTGGGAAAGAAGTTGGAACAAATGACAGTggccatattttttttttttttaaaaaaaagagtgatgaACATGTAAATAATACTGCGGTCGTTTTGTATAATATAACAGTGATAGCTAGCTTCATAAATACTGCATGGTAATTTTATGAACAACGTAATAAAGAAACTAGAAATTTTGCCAAATTTTGGCCGCGCTATAGCCTAGCTTCGCCCTTGCATGAATGCAATTCGATAGTTTGATGCAActgaaaaaataacttaaccttaaagaaattatcaatCTTACAGAAAGATTGTAAAATGACCCggaaaattatcatcatcaccatcatcatcgtcgtcatcattattattattattattattatttggttgaCGTATCTTGCTTATTTGGAAgttaacataaattatatatttggatGGACTAGAAACTGTGGTTAAGAAATTCAAGGAGGCACGGTCAAATTTGGACACCCTAAAGAAGCTGGGAGCATCCATTATCCATGGAGTTGATGCAACTGAAATGAAGGAACATTCTGAATTGAGCAAGCGGAAGTTTGATAGAATAATCTTCAACTTCCCCCATGCTGGCTTTCATGGAAAGGAAGAAGACGACGAAGTTATTCGGTGAGCTGCTTTAACCTAGTGAGTCCAATGGACACGTGTCAATACAGCGAGTGAAAAATGGTTATATTCCGAGGGAAATTGCTATTTAAAGTGATCcatatttcttaataattcaacatGCATGTAGTAATCAAGAGCTTGCTGTGATATTTCCGCTTCGccaattcttaaaaaattggCTCCTACATCTGTTCAATGATCTTTCTTCTGGTAATCGCAGAATGCATATGAGCCTCGTGGAAGGTTTCTTCAGAAATGCAAGTGGTATGCTAAGGCCTCGTGGTGAAGTTCATGTAAGCCACAAGACAACAGCTCCATTTTGCAAATGGCATATCGAGGAACTCGCTAGGAAACACTCTTTGTTAAGACTCGACTGTGTGCAGTTTAGAAAAGAAGACTACCCAGGTTACAGTAACAAGAAAGGAGCTGGTTCACTGTGCGATGACTATTTCCCCTTGGGAAAGTGCAGTACCTTCAAATTTGGTTTATATCGTGCTCGCAAGGGGTCTAAAGTAATGAGTGATGGTGGATTTATTGTCAAAAGAACTAAGGCTGTTCAAGAGATTCCGATCCAAGTGCAGAAGCGTGAAACCGATCCATTTGACTGGAGATGTACTAATGCAAAGTCAGCCACTGATATGAATGAATTTCGAGCCTGTGTGAAGTTTGATGGTAGCGGTGCCGGTTACCCTGTTCGTGAATATCCTAGGTTTGACAGTCTCGTACATCCTCAAACAAGCTTCACCAGAAATGCGATTGACCATCCAGGATATAAGAGACTAGCTTTGATGGGTAATGCTAGGTTCCATAATGGCTGCTTTAATAGTTCCCACACGACGCTTGGAAGAGCTGTTGACGATGTGGGCTATCTTGTTCCCGAATCATTAATTCCATATGAAAGATATTACGCGGAAGTAGCAGGATTCCAAAGAGAAAATGGTAGGAGCTACGATAAAACAGTGCCTCGAGGAAGAACCTTGTATCCTGTGGATGGACGTCGCTATCAGGAAACTATGAAACCAGCGCAGCCGTCATGGATGAGGTTGGGATTTAGTTACCAGCTTTAAAAGAGAATTGGTGCTATTATGCTTTTATGGAAGACTGAACGACCTTTTGTCTTTAGTCGTGAATTCTAGCTAGTTAAGCATATATAGGCATCATAGTGCAAGTAGAAAGCTTTGATTTGCTTTCACTTTGGTTTGTTTTAAGAACTAAGAATTTCAGTAATCTGTTGGTGTGTTGTGTGGTGTTGTCAATCTCCTATTTGCAAAGCACTCGATCTGTTTCCTGTTTAAAGAActataattagatttaataaCATCGATGAACTCATCAACGTACGTATTCACAGCAAGGAAGATACTATGAAGACGGAGTATAATCAGTCAACAATGCTACAAGTTTATATGCTTTCAGTAATTATTATCAGTGTTATTATGTAATATATGCTTACGTAAGTGGTTGCTGCTGTGAGTTAGCGTAATCTTTTATAGAATCTATTATAGTTTTTAtctaagattttaattttagaattgtTATAGGACTGTTGTCATCATATTGTATATTCAgtgtttaattgaaaaaaaaaaaaaactgtgcGCCAATTTGATCACCACTGCTATACGGTTAATTTGTATGGAGGATGATGCAATTTTTGCCTTAATGggctttcaaattttttaatcaaacatATATACTTGATTAGAGTTGTCCTTAATTTTAGATTCAACACACTAGCAACCATCAAGCAATTGATTCTCatatataatttagaaatagaaCCCATCGCAATCTGTCAATCGGTCAATTTCATACATTCACCAAGTcttgtaaataaatcaaaatgcaTAAAACTATGTGATTTTGAAGGGTTCACTTCATCACCCCTTCTTATAAAACctcatttcaaataaaattacattgaaataagaattaaatatatttgagaattttttcaGTAAATTACTTGCATTAGTAattaatcctttttttttgttttctacccCTCACTTCCatctaatcaaaataaattataaaaaattagaataatctatctttcttatttcaaattataactGACTTTCAAAAGTTCATTAGtcaaaaaacttttcaatgtGCTGTGTGGGACAACaagattacaaaagaaaaaaaaagaattaaaataaaaataactgaaaaaaaaaagattttataaagTGATTAGATAGGGTCGCCAATACTCCCAACTCGTGGAAAAAGTTTATTCAGTTGTGTGTGGGCGTAAATGTAAATGGGCTTGCAAATAAAAAGTCTTATGAGTGGACTTTGGGTGTAGGCAATTAAAACTTGCTAAGCCACGGTATTTTTCTTCACTTCCATTCTTAGATTTGATGCTTTAAAGCGGTGGGGATGCGATGAGAACATAATCTTCGCGGTGCGGATGGTGGACTCCACAATTTGGcagaatataaaattttctaaagagaatatttttatttttttaaaagtgagaatactattataataaaaaatataaattttaatttattgaaaattattatttttgtttgttaatatATTAGAATTTGTATTTATGTATGCATGTGTGTGTATTCCTGAAGCTAATTCCTCGTAAAGTTTGCTAGGCAtctaatcattaaaaaaaaaatctgatatTTAAACACGTCTTAGTTATTTATTAGTGCCACCGTCTTTGATAATTCACTTTCTTAACCATTTCAGAAATGTGACCCTTGCTCTTGCTCAATTATTACTACGTCTACATATGGCCACAAGATTAGAGTTTGCACATTTGTTCTTTTTCCATAAACACACTGTTTCCTCACTTCCAAATGGACTTCTCTTAagttgcattattattattattattattatttgcacTCTTCTCAATATATAAAActcatgaaattttttaatgaagtttTTCTAATCATCACAGTATTAATCTTTTTAACTATcattatttgtaatttctttccCACACAAGATATCCTGCAATTGCAAATAATGAGAGGTACTGccgagtttttttttttttaaaagtccacagttaaaataaaagacatgatccattatgaaaaataaagtattCGATCTAAAACTCAcaacagaaaaataacaacaatgcTTGCTTGCTCAGGGAAACTTGCCTGAAATTGCCGGACCGGCCAATCTTCTAATTTCTAGACCACCGTTTTGACTGGGTGGAATGTTGAATAATAGGCACTGCAACCAACGTAATGCACacaattttttgaaactaatcaaatttgatcaatGACTTAA from Citrus sinensis cultivar Valencia sweet orange chromosome 9, DVS_A1.0, whole genome shotgun sequence carries:
- the LOC102609288 gene encoding heavy metal-associated isoprenylated plant protein 41-like, producing the protein MAKVVVGMAAKGEQKKEMSFTEKDEKEEEKWIMHYSSKHQILLVGEGDFSFSFALSQKFGSASNICASSLDSYETVVKKFKEARSNLDTLKKLGASIIHGVDATEMKEHSELSKRKFDRIIFNFPHAGFHGKEEDDEVIRMHMSLVEGFFRNASGMLRPRGEVHVSHKTTAPFCKWHIEELARKHSLLRLDCVQFRKEDYPGYSNKKGAGSLCDDYFPLGKCSTFKFGLYRARKGSKVMSDGGFIVKRTKAVQEIPIQVQKRETDPFDWRCTNAKSATDMNEFRACVKFDGSGAGYPVREYPRFDSLVHPQTSFTRNAIDHPGYKRLALMGNARFHNGCFNSSHTTLGRAVDDVGYLVPESLIPYERYYAEVAGFQRENGRSYDKTVPRGRTLYPVDGRRYQETMKPAQPSWMRLGFSYQL